In the Mus pahari chromosome 19, PAHARI_EIJ_v1.1, whole genome shotgun sequence genome, one interval contains:
- the LOC110337086 gene encoding 60S ribosomal protein L36a-like, with translation MVNVPKIRRTFCKKCGKRQPRKVTQYEKGEDSLYAQGKRRYDRKQRGYGGQTKRIFHKTAKTTKKIVLSLECVEPNCRSKRMLAIKRCEHFELRGAKKRKG, from the coding sequence ATGGTGAACGTTCCTAAGATCCGCCGGACATTCTGCAAGAAATGTGGGAAGCGCCAACCCCGCAAGGTGACACAGTACGAGAAGGGCGAGGATTCTTTGTATGCCCAGGGGAAGCGGCGTTACGACAGGAAACAGCGTGGCTATGGTGGGCAGACTAAGCGTATTTTCCACAAAACGGCTAAAACTACGAAGAAGATTGTGCTGAGCCTGGAGTGCGTCGAGCCCAACTGCAGATCTAAGAGGATGCTGGCTATTAAGAGATGCGAGCATTTTGAACTGCGAGGAGCTAAGAAGAGAAAGGGCTAA
- the Mboat4 gene encoding ghrelin O-acyltransferase: MDWLQLFFLHPVSFYQGAAFPFALLFNYLCILDTFSTRARYLFLLAGGGVLALAAMGPYALLIFIPALCAVALVSSLSPQEVHRLTFFFQMGWQTLCHLGLHYTEYYLHEPPPVRFYITLSSLMLLTQRVTSLSLDICEGKVEAAGRGARSRSSLSEHLWDALPYFSYLLFFPALLGGSLCSFRRFQACVQRSSSLYPSLSFPALTWRGLQILGLECLKVALRSAVSAGAGLDDCQQLECIYLMWSTAGLFKLTYYSHWILDDSLLHAAGFGAEAGQGPGEEGYVPDVDIWTLETTHRISLFARQWNRSTALWLRRLVFRKSRRWPLLQTFAFSAWWHGLHPGQVFGFLCWSVMVKADYLIHTFANVCIRSWPLRLLYRTLTWAHTQLIIAYIMLAVEGRSLSSLCRLCCSYNSLFPVMYGLLLFLLVKRKDKCN; the protein is encoded by the exons GTACCTCTTTCTCCTGGCTGGAGGAGGTGTCCTGGCTTTGGCTGCCATGGGTCCCTACGCTCTGCTCATCTTCATCCCTGCGCTCTGCGCTGTGGCTCTGGTCTCCTCTCTCAGTCCACAGGAAGTCCATAGGCTGACCTTCTTCTTTCAGATGGGCTGGCAGACCCTGTGCCATTTGGGCCTTCACTACACCGAATACTACCTGCATGAGCCTCCACCCGTGAG GTTCTACATCACTCTTTCTTCCCTCATGCTCTTGACGCAGAGAGTCACGTCCCTCTCACTGGACATCTGTgaagggaaggtggaggcagCGGGGCGGGGCGCCAGGAGCAGGAGTTCTTTGTCTGAGCACCTGTGGGATGCTCTACCTTATTTCAGCTACTTGCTCTTTTTCCCTGCCCTCCTGGGAGGCTCCCTGTGTTCCTTCCGGAGATTTCAGGCTTGCGTTCAAAGATCAAGCTCTTTGTATCCGAGTCTCTCTTTTCCAGCTCTGACCTGGAGGGGTCTGCAGATTCTTGGGCTGGAGTGCCTCAAGGTGGCGCTGAGGAGCGCGGTGAGTGCAGGAGCCGGACTGGATGACTGCCAGCAGCTGGAGTGCATCTACCTCATGTGGTCCACAGCTGGGCTCTTTAAACTCACCTATTACTCCCACTGGATCCTGGACGACTCTCTCCTCCACGCGGCGGGCTTTGGAGCTGAGGCTGGCCAGGGGCCTGGAGAGGAGGGATACGTCCCCGACGTGGACATTTGGACCCTGGAAACTACCCACAGGATCTCCCTGTTCGCGAGGCAGTGGAACCGAAGCACAGCTCTGTGGCTCCGGAGGCTCGTCTTCCGGAAGAGCCGGCGCTGGCCCCTGCTGCAGACATTTGCCTTCTCGGCCTGGTGGCACGGGCTCCACCCAGGCCAGGTGTTCGGCTTCCTGTGCTGGTCTGTAATGGTGAAAGCCGATTATCTGATTCACACTTTTGCAAACGTATGTATCAGATCGTGGCCCCTGCGACTGCTTTATAGAACCCTCACTTGGGCTCATACCCAACTCATCATTGCCTACATCATGCTGGCGGTGGAGGGCCggagcctttcctctctctgccgACTGTGCTGTTCTTACAACAGTCTCTTCCCTGTGATGTACGGTCTTTTGCTTTTCCTGTTAgtgaagagaaaagacaaatgtaACTGA
- the Leprotl1 gene encoding leptin receptor overlapping transcript-like 1: MAGIKALISLSFGGAIGLMFLMLGCALPIYNQYWPLFVLFFYILSPIPYCIARRLVDDTDAMSNACKELAIFLTTGIVVSAFGLPVVFARAHLIEWGACALVLTGNTVIFATILGFFLVFGSNDDFSWQQW, from the exons ATGGCGGGCATCAAAG CTTTAATTAGTTTGTCCTTTGGAGGAGCCATCGGGCTGATGTTCCTGATGCTTGGATGTGCCCTTCCGATATACAA CCAATACTGGCCCCTCTTCGTTCTCTTCTTTTACATCCTCTCGCCCATCCCATACTGCATAGCCAGAAGACTAGTGGACGACACGGACGCCATGAGCAACGCTTGCAAGGAGCTGGCCATATTCCTCACCACGGGCATCGTCGTCTCGGCTTTTGGACTCCCTGTTGTGTTTGCCAGAGCACATCTG ATCGAGTGGGGAGCTTGCGCACTTGTTCTCACGGGAAACACAGTCATCTTCGCGACTATTCTAGGCTTCTTCCTGGTCTTCGGGAGCAATGACGACTTCAGCTGGCAGCAGTGGTGA
- the Saraf gene encoding store-operated calcium entry-associated regulatory factor, giving the protein MAVAAGGRPRAARCPPLFLLSLLLVAGPALGWNDPDRILLRDVKALTLYSDRYTTSRRLDPIPQLKCVGGTAGCDAYTPRVIQCQNKGWDGYDVQWECKTDLDIAYKFGKTVVSCEGYESSEDQYVLRGSCGLEYNLDYTELGLKKLKESGRHQGFSDYYHKLYSSDSCGLITIAVLFVLAFAVYKLFLSDSQGSPPPYSEHPPYSEHSQRFASAAGAPPPGFKSEFTGPQNTGYGAGSGFGSAFGGRGYDSSGPGFWSGLGAGGLLGYLFGSNRAATPFSDSWYHPTYPPSYSGAWSSRAYSPLGGGAGSYCASSNTDSRTRPASGYGGTRRR; this is encoded by the exons ATGGCTGTGGCCGCTGGCGGCCGCCCGAGAGCCGCGCGCTGCCCGCCGTTGTTCCTGCTGTCACTCCTGCTGGTAGCCGGCCCTGCGCTGGGCTGGAACGACCCCG ACAGAATACTCTTGCGGGATGTGAAAGCTCTTACCCTCTACTCAGACCGCTACACCACCTCCCGGAGGCTGGACCCTATCCCACAGTTGAAGTGTGTTGGGGGCACCGCTGGTTGTGATGCCTATACCCCCAGGGTGATACAGTGCCAGAACAAGGGCTGGGATGGCTACGATGTACAG TGGGAATGCAAGACCGACTTGGATATTGCATACAAATTTGGCAAAACTGTGGTGAGCTGTGAAGGCTACGAGTCCTCTGAAGACCAGTATGTCCTCAGGGGTTCCTGCGGCTTGGAGTACAACTTAGATTACACAGAGCTGGgcctgaagaaactgaaggagtcTGGAAGGCACCAGGGCTTCTCTGATTATTATCACAAGCTGTACTCCTCAGATTCCTGTGGCTTGATCACCATTGCAGTACTGTTTGTTCTCGCCTTTGCGGTTTACAAGCTGTTCCTCAGCGACAGCCAGGGGTCGCCTCCTCCGTATTCTGAGCACCCGCCATACTCAGAGCACTCTCAGAGGTTTGCCAGCGCTGCAGGGGCGCCTCCCCCGGGCTTTAAGTCGGAGTTCACAG GACCACAGAATACTGGCTATGGTGCAGGCTCTGGCTTCGGGAGTGCTTTTGGAGGCCGAGGCTATGACAGTTCAGGACCGGGGTTCTGGTCTGGCCTGGGAGCTGGAGGACTGCTCGGGTATTTGTTTGGCAGCAACAG GGCGGCGACCCCTTTCTCGGACTCGTGGTACCATCCCACCTACCCTCCTTCCTACTCTGGCGCCTGGAGCAGCCGGGCCTACTCACCGCTGGGTGGAGGCGCAGGGAGCTACTGTGCATCCTCCAATACAGACTCGCGAACCAGACCAGCATCAG